A window of the Euwallacea fornicatus isolate EFF26 chromosome 15, ASM4011564v1, whole genome shotgun sequence genome harbors these coding sequences:
- the Nuak1 gene encoding uncharacterized protein Nuak1 isoform X3, translating into MGVEEGAVNSIMSGIENTGGVKQHNHKKKLRQRFDIIKKLGQGTFGKVQLGINKETGQEVAIKTIKKSKIESDADLIRIRREIQIMSSVQHPNIIHIYEVFENREKMVLVMEYAAGGELYDYLSERKVLPEEEARRIFRQIATASYYCHKHKICHRDLKLENILLDENNNAKIADFGLSNVFDDQRLLNTFCGSPLYASPEIVKGTPYHGPEVDCWSLGVLLYTLVYGAMPFDGSNFKRLVKQISQGDYYEPSTPSPASPLIRDMLTVNPKKRANIEKICCHWWVNETYTTNCLEISEELANQTPVRLDVLLSLAPPAPQLESEKLVVTQDVTEEVKQDAAAPLRSQSVGSLMDLSTPERRIMDLINEEKFAPKRKLESTVSTERMNLDKRRDKIIKENTVADISLHGAIQEDVSQEDASMTEVVPLNKSLTQTISKEKAMDVEPSVVEGAACQEIMEEVRVKETAATKKSPSVSKVKRTQSSVGGKVLEGINEIPSQESLTDKENKTKAIKEEPVKKIEEKPIGKKKPLKKKVLADKNENEKDLKPEESVLAKVKEVRENGVVAQDKSVQKQEKGDTIAKPTERRKSRIFEAAEKFQNLISPVETKAAPMEKPKKILLPGVSVDGFKKEFERKSSLTSSTPMKPKSSTVPKRTFIDKQKSEEENAVEQKKTEAKLNKSKQASNEQVKIEPNVSKQETPKTEDGRQEIVKNAVNIISNALDKDKDGTRKSKSRPSMMRKPPVPFGVSGRSASGNIGTIAPLSPPIQNMGPKPFVRPCYENKVLASEVKQVKEEPLQLSSEEQQTSSAEITLKSATLPRRKTTKAQIHINYPTQKPAQMEFRTEVAHNVEAPAQVRSEVVVPVSGAEDRSSKERIIPIAFEKKVENGHKESAQSPPAKPPVARPFQTQKSNVSQRSNSLSRQSTQDSDSESTSTGEPIKKSAREYIIPIAVEGGGYVTPRSGSVEPSDSNASTMTSRSKFGRGARRLNSLLSDRESEDESPFASLHRHSSFGKDSDNEDSGKAGTFHHMHRLRRIRPKKSALEHNDSVSSGEEDDDDGFEIVTAENLFSTLLSRVRDLTQRLNVDDGVRPGFPSSRLLSHFDHGLWNRMENPLSSTPYKVVYTRRVQKATHTSLNRTFSRPSSVASTQSNSSFNVPWRRSVSKDLASDIESVFNDQNSGTLTARIPRGDNHQLNDHEPNLNLADLDLQKLNLSEEDRLALSHLTPGLSRRIEKQLMAQLTPAEVRKLHRTLSTKTSEEIRKSSEMDGRKSINCTLPRKTTLNDGRKSLLPVKLSSSRDESVDPSYNFNVRSSSIGAQPKGNSRFLSLKPKIVRSVSRTKSELCSPESSVSESLSKNEDTSSSYKKDSDSYSSKYSDNNSSRPYSRYSNEGLYSYSPGNVLLSTPSELPGKIERKSSTRRVSRFLRPDFYEPKEDNALVKEKKERERETQQVLKEIRDKRKSRLRSQSRNREEKKEEAPLKADEAPENKITHDYVNVKSLSPEPQPVHDYVNVKVTENEPVAVKKISRLARPKSYPNDNAEKPEEAQVPESKVSKLKKGFGKKEKPSKEDKNEVNKHINEEDKAHKNKLLHTLEKKLEKFRCGQKNVEEAKSAGDKKSVVDCAIKRLREQSLPRNLEPCTESGLIKRAVSVEDLAVGSKPLQASKKSVTKILGLFKKYEEQDKKKEKTVKKTKSKAMIKENNESIVDKKERPKSLLLDKMRHFQNSCKVENQADNSNGDDRPKSKLPVVNTFRRSLNLDHLPEPSTEFHPKPDRSNLRLDLNQTSRIHIEAPEEEIRPGSTMENDVYSPQNENRNSLTTTDDSSTILSPTDDYLSCDSWSACSDYHHLNDLHSPQHNGHVPYSGDESESVIDRIRRKSFYTRFNEKKRPARKPSVGIGYRNADLYGREYSKPDYSSLDRYRSPSVSRRTSFTSYIPEVNTSTTRNSKEYRPYVRSATILNDYVNVPGGSQSLAHTYQNVPGSHNSLIGHSYQNLPGSYQTYSSRIARPSKYTDSDSRLDDFLTTSVPKRHSSYRAAFDRGSLSPGSEYFTDRASSILQSPTTSEPI; encoded by the exons ATGGGTGTCGAAGAAGGGGCAGTAAACAGTATCATGAGCGGTATTGAGAATACTGGAGGGGTGAAGCAACATAATCATAAGAAGAAATTGAGACAAAG ATTCGacataattaagaaattagGACAAGGGACTTTTGGCAAGGTGCAGCTAGGCATAAACAAAGAGACTGGTCAAGAA GTAGCTAttaagacaataaaaaaatcaaaaatcgaATCGGATGCCGATTTGATTAGGATTAGGagggaaattcaaataatgtCTTCAGTGCAACATCCGAatataatacatatatatgaGG tgtttgaAAATAGGGAAAAAATGGTATTGGTAATGGAGTATGCCGCTGGCGGTGAACTTTACGATTACCTATCTGAGCGAAAAGTCTTGCCTGAAGAGGAGGCTCGTAGAATCTTCCGTCAGATAGCTACGGCTAGCTACTATTGCcataaacacaaaatttgcCATAGAGATCTGAAGCTCGAGAACATTCTATTAGACGAAAATAATAACGCCAAG ATCGCGGATTTTGGCTTGTCCAATGTTTTTGATGACCAAAGATTGCTCAACACTTTCTGCGGCTCACCCTTGTATGCATCACCCGAAATTGTTAAAG GTACTCCATATCATGGGCCAGAGGTCGATTGCTGGTCCCTAGGAGTATTGTTATACACGTTAGTTTATGGTGCTATGCCTTTTGACGGCAGCAACTTTAAGAGACTGGTTAAGCAAATTTCTCAAGGCGATTATTATGAGCCTTCCACTCCTAGTC CTGCTTCTCCATTAATACGGGACATGTTAACTGTGAATCCCAAGAAGAGAGCGAATATTGAGAAAATATGCTGTCACTGGTGGGTCAATGAGACTTATACGACCAATTGTTTAGAAATTAGTGAGGAATTAGCGAATCAAACCCCA GTTAGATTAGATGTCCTTCTATCTTTGGCTCCGCCTGCTCCTCAACTTGAAAGCGAAAAATTGGTGGTAACTCAAGATGTAACTGAAGAAGTCAAGCAGGATGCGGCCGCGCCCTTACGTTCTCAAAGTGTGGGTAGTTTAATGGATCTTTCAACTCCAGAGAGACGAATTATGGATTTGATCAACGAGGAAAAATTCGCCCCTAAGAGGAAGCTCGAGAGCACGGTCAGTACAGAGAGAATGAATCTTGACAAGCGCAGAGACAAAATCATTAAGGAGAACACTGTGGCCGATATAAGTTTGCACGGGGCTATTCAGGAGGATGTTTCGCAGGAGGATGCCAGCATGACTGAAGTAGTGCCTCTGAATAAGTCGTTGACTCAGACCATCTCCAAGGAGAAAGCCATGGATGTGGAGCCTTCAGTGGTAGAAGGTGCTGCCTGTCAGGAGATTATGGAAGAAGTCAGGGTGAAAGAAACTGCTGCTACCAAGAAATCTCCCTCGGTATCTAAAGTCAAAAGGACTCAATCAAGTGTTGGTGGCAAAGTTTTAGAAG GCATAAATGAGATTCCAAGCCAAGAAAGTCTGACTGACAAAGAAAATAAGACTAAAGCTATCAAAGAGGAGCCAGTTAAGAAAATCGAAGAGAAACCCATAGGCAAGAAGAAACCgttgaaaaagaaagttttggccgataaaaatgaaaacgaaaaagaTCTGAAACCTGAAGAAAGTGTCTTGGCGAAGGTGAAG gAGGTGAGAGAAAATGGGGTGGTTGCTCAAGACAAATCTGTACAGAAGCAAGAGAAAGGTGACACTATCGCGAAACCAACGGAGAGGAGAAAGTCGAGGATATTCGAAGCTGCAGAGAAATTCCAGAATTTGATTAGCCCGGTTGAGACTAAGGCGGCACCTATGGAGAAGCCGAAGAAGATTTTATTGCCgg GTGTGTCTGTAGACGGGTTTAAAAAAGAATTCGAGCGGAAATCAAGCCTGACTTCTTCCACCCCTATGAAGCCGAAATCATCTACTGTTCCCAAAAGAACCTTCATAGACAAGCAGAAGTCGGAGGAGGAAAATGCAGTCGAGCAAAAAAAGACTGAGGCAAAGCTTAATAAGTCTAAGCAGGCATCCAATG AACAAGTCAAAATCGAACCAAACGTGTCAAAACAAGAAACTCCAAAGACTGAAGATGGCCGACaagaaatagtaaaaaatgctgttaatattatttcaaatgcTTTGGACAAGGACAAAGACGGTACACGAAAATCCAAGTCACGACCGTCGATGATGAGAAAACCTCCAGTGCCATTCGGG GTTAGCGGTAGGTCTGCTTCAGGAAATATAGGAACAATAGCTCCTTTAAGCCCACCCATTCAAAACATGGGCCCCAAACCTTTCGTGCGGCCTTGTTATGAGAACAAAGTTTTGGCAAGTGAAGTGAAACAG GTTAAGGAAGAACCGTTGCAGCTCAGTTCTGAGGAACAGCAAACGAGTAGCGCAGAAATAACCCTGAAAAGCGCTACTTTGCCCAGAAG GAAAACTACGAAAGCTCAAATCCATATCAACTATCCCACCCAGAAACCGGCTCAAATGGAGTTTCGAACTGAGGTTGCCCATAATGTAGAGGCTCCCGCTCAAGTACGCAGTGAAGTTGTGGTGCCGGTTAGTGGCGCTGAAGATCGCTCTTCGAAAGAGAGAATCATACCCATTGCTTTTGAAAAGAAGGTGGAAAATGGGCATAAAGAATCTGCGCAGTCGCCGCCAGCGAAACCACCGGTCGCTCGACCTTTCCAGACCCAAAAATCGAATGTTTCACAAAGGTCTAACAGTTTATCGCGACAATCTACTCAAGATTCCGACTCGGAGTCAACTTCCACGGGAGAACCTATTAAAAAATCGGCAAGAGAGTACATTATACCTATTGCAGTTGAAGGAGGAG GTTACGTCACCCCAAGGTCCGGCAGTGTGGAGCCCAGTGACAGCAATGCTAGCACTATGACCAGTAGGTCAAAATTCGGTAGGGGCGCCCGAAGACTCAA TTCGCTTCTTAGCGATAGAGAATCCGAGGACGAGTCTCCATTCGCCAGCCTCCACAGACACAGCTCATTTGGCAAAGATAGCGACAACGAAGATTCGGGCAAAGCAGGCACTTTCCATCACATGCATCGCCTGAGGCGAATCAGACCTAAAAAATCCGCACTCGAGCACAACGATTCTGTTAGTTCTGGCGAAGAGGATGACGATGACGGCTTCGAAATCGTAACAGCAGAGAATCTATTCTCTACGCTATTATCCCGG GTCAGAGATTTAACTCAAAGGTTAAACGTTGACGACGGAGTGAGGCCTGGGTTTCCCAGCTCGCGATTGCTAAGCCACTTTGATCACGGTTTGTGGAACCGCATGGAAAATCCGCTTTCAAG CACGCCCTATAAGGTTGTATACACAAGAAGAGTACAGAAAGCTAC ACACACCTCGTTAAATAGAACCTTTAGCCGGCCTTCATCAGTAGCCAGCACGCAGTCGAACAGCAGTTTTAACGTGCCCTGGCGTAGAAGCGTTAGCAAGGACTTGGCCTCGGACATCGAGAGTGTCTTCAATGACCAGAACAGCGGAACGTTGACCGCTCGCATCCCCAGAGGAG ATAACCACCAACTAAACGACCACGAACCGAACCTCAATTTGGCCGACCTGGACCTGCAAAAGCTGAACCTCAGCGAGGAGGATCGGCTCGCCTTATCGCATTTAACCCCCGGCTTATCCAGGCGGATCGAAAAGCAGCTTATGGCCCAATTAACCCCCGCGGAAGTGAGAAAATTGCATCGGACGCTCAGCACCAAAACCAGCGAGGAGATTCGGAAAAGCTCAGAAATGGATGGAAGAAAGTCAATCAATTGCACCCTGCCCAGGAAAACCACATTAAATGATGGGAGAAAGTCGCTTTTACCCGTGAAACTAAGTAGCAGTAGAGATGAAAGCGTGGATCCTTCCTATAATTTCAATGTGAGGTCGTCGAGCATTGGTGCCCAGCCTAAGGGAAATAGCAGATTCCTATCTCTTAAACCTAAAATAGTTAGGTCAGTAAGTCGTACCAAGTCGGAGTTGTGTAGCCCTGAAAGCAGCGTATCTGAGAGTCTCTCCAAGAACGAAGACACCTCCAGCTCCTACAAGAAAGATAGCGACAGTTACAGCTCCAAATACTCTGATAACAACTCTTCAAGACCCTATTCGAGATATTCTAACGAAGGCCTCTATTCTTACTCACCAGGCAATGTGCTGCTCTCAACCCCCTCGGAGCTTCCCGGCAAAATCGAAAGAAAATCCTCCACTAGACGAGTCTCCAGGTTCCTTAGACCAGACTTCTACGAGCCCAAAGAAGACAACGCGCTTGTCAAGGAGAAAAAAGAGCGAGAACGCGAAACACAACAAGTGTTGAAGGAAATACGTGATAAACGCAAGAGCAGACTAAGATCTCAATCCAGAAATCGGGAAGAAAAGAAGGAAGAAGCTCCATTGAAAGCTGATGAAGCTccagagaataaaattacccaTGATTACGTCAACGTAAAATCCTTAAGTCCTGAACCTCAGCCGGTGCACGATTATGTTAACGTAAAAGTAACTGAAAACGAGCCTGTggctgtaaaaaaaatttcgaggCTAGCCAGGCCTAAAAGCTATCCCAACGACAATGCTGAAAAACCAGAGGAGGCGCAGGTACCAGAATCAAAAGTTAGCAAGCTAAAAAAAGGGTtcggaaaaaaggaaaaaccgTCCAAAGAAGACAAAAACGAAGTTAACAAGCACATAAACGAAGAAGAtaaagctcataaaaacaaacttttgcACACActggaaaaaaaactagagAAATTCCGGTGCGGTCAGAAGAACGTCGAGGAAGCCAAATCTGCAGGGGACAAAAAATCCGTAGTCGATTGTGCCATTAAGCGACTAAGGGAGCAAAGTTTACCTAGAAATTTAGAACCCTGCACGGAAAGTGGTTTAATTAAACGAGCAGTCTCAGTGGAAGATCTGGCAGTAGGATCCAAGCCACTTCAAGCCAGTAAGAAGAGCGTGACGAAGATCCtcggattatttaaaaaatacgaaGAGCAAGACAAGAAGAAAGAGAAGACTGTTAAGAAGACTAAAAGCAAAGCGATGATTAAGGAGAATAATGAATCAATtgttgataaaaaagaaaggcCAAAATCGCTTTTGCTGGACAAAATGagacattttcaaaacagTTGTAAGGTAGAGAATCAGGCGGATAATTCTAATGGGGATGATCGGCCGAAGTCTAAACTACCAGTAGTAAACACCTTTAGACGCAGCCTGAACTTGGATCATTTACCTGAGCCGTCAACAGAATTTCACCCTAAGCCGGATCGGAGTAATTTGCGATTGGATTTGAATCAAACTTCTAGAATCCACATAGAAGCCCCAGAGGAAGAGATCAGGCCTGGCAGCACGATGGAGAACGACGTTTATTCCcctcaaaatgaaaatcgaaactCGTTGACAACAACCGATGACAGTTCCACAATTCTCTCACCCACTGATGACTATTTATCTTGCGACTCTTGGTCGGCCTGCTCAGATTATCATCACTTGAACGATCTCCATTCGCCTCAACACAACGGACATGTTCCTTACTCAGGAGACGAAAGCGAGTCGGTAATAGATAGAATCAGGCGCAAGAGCTTTTACACGAGGTTCAACGAGAAAAAGAGGCCTGCGAGGAAGCCTTCAGTTGGAATTGGGTACAGAAATGCGGATTTGTATGGGAGAGAGTATTCGAAGCCTGATTACAGCTCGTTGGATCGATATCGCAGTCCCAGTGTCAGCAGAAG gaCAAGTTTTACATCATACATCCCCGAGGTTAATACCTCGACAACGAGGAATTCGAAGGAGTATCGACCGTATGTTCGTAGTGCGACCATCTTGAACGACTACGTGAACGTCCCAGGCGGAAGCCAAAGTTTGGCACACACCTACCAGAACGTCCCCGGATCGCATAACAGTTTAATTG GCCATTCTTACCAGAACCTCCCCGGCTCGTATCAGACCTACAGCAGCCGAATAGCCAGGCCTTCCAAGTACACGGACTCTGACAGTCGTCTGGATGACTTTTTGACCACTTCAGTACCGAAAAG GCATAGCTCATACAGAGCAGCATTTGATAGGGGTTCTCTGTCTCCGGGCAGTGAATACTTTACCGACAGAGCATCTTCGATTCTTCAGTCTCCAACCACTTCAGAGCCCATCTAA